The Lactuca sativa cultivar Salinas chromosome 2, Lsat_Salinas_v11, whole genome shotgun sequence genome includes the window GATTGGACTCCATTtgataaatcatttaaaacggaTCAAAACGAAAATGAAGATGATTTTGATTATAATGGTGAAGACGTGGAGGATAAGATgtctgatgatgatgaagaaagcGGAGATGAGAAAAATTTGGACGATGATAAATTTCCTCCAAGTGTAGAAACCCCGGTGTTGTCAGTGGACCCACCTGAGGATGGGGAGATTGTAGAAGAATCCAGTAACTTTAGACTTCCGGTAACATCGTCGGTGGCAATGGCCGGTAAAGGCATCGTTAACTGTGAAGGCGCATTAAATATGGAAGTTGAATCATCGCATCAAGATAATAATCCACAACAACTAGTTACCGAGACGTTAAACGCAAACACTAATAAGCCCACTTTTACTAAGCCCATTTGCCAGACATCATTTAGGCCTGCATCAATGATTCCGTTACCTGGTGGTGATGAGTGGCCCATATTACCTGACCAGGTTAATGGTAATAACCCGAACACGACATTTGAAAGAGGGGATTTGCTTGATAAAAGAAGAAAAATAGCAGCCCCCAAATCCATTCACACCTCCGGTTTGACACAATCACTTACACCTATAAGTTATCAGAAGAATGAAAACACACCCATTGATCCACCTAAATCGGCACCCTTGTTTGATCATAATAATACAACGTCAATATCTGAACCTAATGCTACTCGGATTGGTGATGATTCTGAATCCGTTTCAAGGGAATTTTCAAAACTCATAAAGGCTGGCAATAATGTTGGCTTCCAGTTATCGAAAGACGATCCAGTGGTCATGGGAATTACAAAAGGTGGCGATGGTGGGCACGTAGAAGCTCCATGAACTGTTTATCTCTCAACATTAGGGGGTGTGGGGATACTCATAAAATCGATTGGTTAAGTAGAATAAAACGGTCTTAAAAGATTGATTTCATAGGTATTCAAGAAACACGGGTGGAAGATTCAAAACATATTGGTCTGGATGGTATATGGGGTAATAATAACTATGATCTGGAATTTGTGAATCCTACTGGAAGTTCGGGGGGGAATCGTCTCCATTTGGGACCCTAGCATTTTCTCGAAGAGCCATGTATCGCATTCTCGAAACTATATAGCTATCACAGGTAACTGGAAAGGAGTTAGTGGTGTGATCACGGTGGTAAATGTATATGCTCCTCAAATTAAGTAAGTTTGATAGAATATTGGTGTGTTCAAATTTCACTCCAATACAACAATTGTCTGCTGTTACGGTTCTTGATCGAGAATATTTTGACCACGCACCTATAATTCTCAAACCCTCATGTCAAGACTTCGGACCACCTTCTTTTCGATTCTTCAACTTGTGGCTGCATCGGGATGGTTTTAATGAGGAGTTTGAAAAGGCCTGGAACTCCTTCACGGGGTTTGGTTCACTCGATATGTTTCTGAAATCTACACTCAAGCAtgtaaaaaattatatatgaaaATGGAGGCAAGCCGATTCAATGATGGAATCGAAACTGCTTTTGAACTCAAAGTCCAAGGTTGCTGAACTAGAACATATTGCTGACAGTCGTGCATTGtctgaagctgaaatagcataacgAAGAGTGTGTAAAAACAAAATTAGTGAAATTAAGCTACTTGCAAAAATGGATCTGCAACAAAAGGAAAAAGTCAAGTGGCTTACTGATGGTGATGAAAACAAAACATTCTTCCATTGCTCGGTTAAaagaaaaaacagaaaaaatCGAATTCATGGCCTGCATATCAATGGGGTGTGGTGCACAGATCTAGAAGAAATTAGGAAGGAGGTGCATGACTTCTTTGCTTCCAAATTCCATGATGCATGGCCTAATCGTCCGAAGCTTATAAGTCACTTGTTCAAAACATTATCTGCTGAGAATGTTGAATTACTTGATGCACCTTTCACATTTGAGGAGGTAAAACAAGCGATTTGGAGCTATGGAGGTGAAAAAGCGTCTGGACCAGATGGTTACACCTTTAAAATACTCAAGAGTAAATGGGATCTTATCAAAGCTGATATTTTTCGTTTTATGAAACACTTTGAATCCCATGGAAGCCTGGCACGGGGTTGTAACTCATCATTCATATCACTCATTTCGAAAGTGAAGGACCCTCTACATCTTGGTGATTACATACCTATTAATCTAATTGGTTGTTTATACAAAATTATTGCCAAATTGATGGCTTCTCATCTCAAATTGGTGATTGGAACTGTAATTAATGAGGTACAATCTACTTACATCATAGGCAAATATATTCTTGATGGGCCACTAATAATTAATGAAGTATGTTCTTGGGCTAAGCAATCAAAAGAATTATCTTTTTGTTTAAGGTTGATTTCGAAAAAGCCTTTGATTCTGTCAATTGGTGCTTTCTTGATTCCATAATGGAGCAAATGGCCTTTAGCGATAATTGGAGGAAATGGATTCACGGATGTTTATTGTCCTCTAAGGAGTCTATTCTGGTCAATGGAACACCCACAGAAGAATTTTCGATTACAAAAGGCGTAAGGCAAGGTGATCCACTATCATCTTTTCTATTTATTATAGCCATGGAGGGTCTAAGCACAACCGTTAAAAGTGCCTATCAATAATCTATGTTTAAGAGGAATTCAATTACCTTACAATGGGCCATGCCTCACACATTTGTTATACGCGGATGATGCCATTTTTGTGGGTAAATGGGACAAAGGTTGTATAAAAAACATAGCTCGTATTCTGAAATGCTTTCATATTTGTTCGGGATTGAAAGTTAATTTTcacaaatgtaacatcccaaaaaattttgtttttacctcattaataaaacaataattatctttcaacatataaaaatcataaacggTGTATCTCAAGAATAACATAACATCTGTCAAATATATCTGAGTATAAACATCAcaagctgaacaaatggtgtgtgcactgaaatcttcccgagctcctcttttgaaaaactgagtacctgaaaccaaaactaaaaattataagcacgaagtttagtgagtctCCCAaaccaccacataccatacaaataatcacataacttGGGCCTaccccactgcatcgggccctaCCCAGCATCAGACCGTAATCTggtacatatataaacatatccACAATGCATATAACATAAATATAACTCTGGGACTACTCCCAACTGCATCGGGACGAATCCCGGCATCGGACTCCTACCCGGCATCGGACTCACCCCGACATCCGACCGCATtgggcatcgggctcaccccgacatCGGGCTTCCCCCGACACATACAcaacatatcatatatcacataacataatcacataatttgCATTGGGcttgcccggcatcggaccgaagcccggaacatataacatataacatataaactagCATACATTAGGCTTgccccagaacacataacacctGGCATAATAactaacatacatcgggcttgcccgacatcgggcttaccccagaacacataacacacaacatgtaaattaacatacatcgggcttgccccggcatTGGACCGAAATCTGGAACACATAGCATATATCATATAAcctgcatgaatcacaaagacatcacgcatacttaactacttctcgggactgcccgacatcggaccgaagtctggaaacatataaactacatcgggcttaccccgacatactACAACTACTTAAACTGGTCGACATTATAGCCTTAGACCCGCTCCTACTGGAAgaggactcacctcacactgctgaagtacCGCTGACAAAAccatagctgctggatgacagattcccggtctgtcaatatcaaaataacacccaattaataattgggttccaactcataaccataagtccatgcttggggtaaaagactactttacccctatcatagcttgactcaagcccaaggcccaatccaaaagcccaaaagtctaataatgaaccaagacccaactatggcccatcaatggcccaattttcctaattgggcccaaGTCTCTACATGGTCTTGATCAAAGGCCCAATCATTCATTCTTGGTCCAACACTTGACATTCTCATAGTCcaacatctcataatcatcaagtcccaactcaaagtccaagtgaaattagggtttcacataaaatgacaattaggggtaagtgtttctcacttaaaccattaaggacttaatccattaagtcctttactatACTAGATAAGTGATATGTGATAATTAggcttaatacacaatccaatcccaatggctcaaaagtgggtccaaataagtccaaggcccaaatactcacaattagggttttccgcccaaacatggcccaataggcccaaaactaatCTCTAAGCCTATTAGGGTCCGCTactggggcaccacccactaccacctcgggtagtggtggtcagtgGCGGCAtgcggcggcggccaccaccttacggtggtggtttgagtttcttttcattattcttttgGAAATTACAATTATAATGCTTAATCCAaagataaacacacacactaactaacatacacacacagccaccctagtggtggccggtggtggctcGTGGCGGAGGTGGCTTTTTCCGGCCAAATAAAACACACCACACAAACCCAACGGAAAATACACCCACCCACGCTATAAACTTGCAAGCAACTCTAGCCACCCGTTGGTGGCCCACGGAGGTCCGACAGCAGTAGCAACATGACGTCCAACAGAAACAACAGCGACACGGCGGCGGTCATGGCGTTTGGCAGCCACCCATGCAGGTTCGCGACTCCTCCCCAGAAAACCCACGTGCCAACAGGTCCTTGCTCGGAAAACAAACCCAACAGCCGTTGGACAAGGGTAGAGGCATAGTGGCCCCAACGTTGGCTGGCTGCGTTCCGGCTACTGCCACTGATCTCGGTGGCTCTTCCGGCGACCCACTACGTCCGATAGTAGGGTAGTAATTGTGATGTTGTGACGTAGACATAGTAAATGGAAGGGTGGCGGTCGGCTCAGACTTGCACGATCGGAAGAACGACGAAAAATGAGGTGGCGGCTGTGAGGCTCTCATGACGTGGTGGCAGCTGCAATACTTAGGGTTAGGTTATATGTATCTCGCGTCTAGAGGGTGGAAGGAATCGGGTTTTAACTCCCGTATCCAACTCCCAAACTATGAGTAAAAATTAACATTTCTGGCCCCTCCCTCTCTAAATATTTACAAACTGAATCCGGAAATTACCATTTAGCCCTTGCTTCTGAAAAtctatgtagcacctggttcctgataCGTATTTCTTGTAATTAATATTCTTTAAataatgcatttttgccttggactcggcgagttggaggacgaactcgccgagtagatgcgggaTAAGGCACAAGGTCTaaactttggactcggcgagtaggccctgtctggGCAAAAaacctaacccgggtgtttgcatcctatttaaacactctaactcggcctcccttgcccctaacacttccagagaagcTGAAGAACGAACCCTAGCCCCCcttattgttcttgtgagtgattttggcatTGTGAAGGTA containing:
- the LOC111902596 gene encoding uncharacterized protein LOC111902596; protein product: MDLQQKEKVKWLTDGDENKTFFHCSVKRKNRKNRIHGLHINGVWCTDLEEIRKEVHDFFASKFHDAWPNRPKLISHLFKTLSAENVELLDAPFTFEEVKQAIWSYGGEKASGPDGYTFKILKSKWDLIKADIFRFMKHFESHGSLARGCNSSFISLISKVKDPLHLGDYIPINLIGCLYKIIAKLMASHLKLVIGTVINEVQSTYIIGKYILDGPLIINEVCSWAKQSKELSFCLRLISKKPLILSIGAFLIP